The DNA region ACGTCGACCTCGCCGCGGGAGTTGGTGACGACGGGCCAGTCGGGGTGGCCGGGTTCGATGAAGGTGGCGTCGACGTCGCGCGCGGCGAGCGCGGCCTTGAGCATCCGGACGCTCGTTCGCTCGCCCATCGAGACGATTTCGGCGCGGTCCTCGTCTTCGGCTTCGAACGTGATGGAGTCGAGGAGGTCGTCGGTCGTCGAGCCCATGGCGGACGCGACGACGGCGATTTCGTTCCCGGCGGCGACGACGTCGGCGATGGAGTCGGCGGCGCGCTCGATCCGTTCGCCGCTCCCGAGGCTCGTTCCGCCGAACTTCGCGACTACGCGCATCGATTCCTCCGCGGCGTGCGAATACGATTCATGGCGTGACGTAGCGGCGAGGCAAGCAAAACGTTATCCCTCCATGCGAAAACGGACGGTGTCTTCGGCTCCCGGGGGCTTAACCACGCGCGCGGCCTCTCTCGGGGTATGGAGGAGATGGAGGTCCGTGAGGCCACGCCGGCGGACGTCGACGCGATATGCGCGCTCCTCGACGCGCCGACGCGCGCCACAGAGCGCCTGCTCGCCGAGCGGTCGGTCGTCGTCGGAGAGGCAGATGTCGAGGCGAACGCGTCAGCCGCCGAGGACGACCGGCAGATTGTGGGCGTGTGTGCGTTCGACTACTGGGACGATGCGGTGCAGGTGACGCGGCTCGCGTCCGAAACCGGGGCGGTCGACGCGCTCCTCGCGCCGGCACTCGAGCGAGCGGCGGCGGCGGGCGTGCCGGTCGAGGTGCTCGTCGTCGACGGCGGTTTAGTCGAAGCGCTCCGCGCGGCGGGGTTCGAGGAAACGGAGGGCGGCCCGCGGTTCGAGGGTCGCGTCACTCGAGTGTTCCGGCAAGAACCGTAGTTCCACGCGAAACGAAGGGGTCGCGGGAAGCGTGAGGAGTTAGCAGACGGGTTTCGGGTTCACGCCGAGTGACTCCAGCTGTTCGGTGTACTCGTCGTAGGCCGCCTGGATAACGGTGGAGGCCGCGTCGAGCGCGCGTTCGACGTCCGCGTCGTCCTCGCAGACGGCGTCGAGGAGGTCGTCGATTCGGTCGCGCTGGCCGTCGAGGTCGTCGCGGAGCCCGCGGAACAGCTGGGCGGTCTGCGGGTCGGCCTGTCCGACGAAGAACCCGACGTACTGCTCTTTGGACTTATCCGTCGCTTCGAGGCGGCCGACGTAGCCGCCGACGCGCTCGACGGGATCGGTGAGGTCGCGGAGCGCGGCCTGCATCGCCGACACCGCATCGCCCGGCTCGTGGTCGTCGAGTTCGCCCGCGACCGTCTCGTAGTGTTCGCGTTCTTCCTCCGCCGTCGCCGTGTAGACGCCCGCGGGAACGCCCTCGCTCGTCGCCGCCCACTGTTCGAACGTCTCCGCGGCCGCGCGCTCCGCGTCCGCCGCCGCGTGCAGCACGTCCTCCGTGTCCATCTCGCCGCCCGTCGCCGCGTACAGCGACTTCGACGACCCCAGTCGACTCAGCGCCGTCTCGTTCGCCTCGCGCACGTGCTCCGTGAACTCTGACGCGTCCATACCCGCATCCTCGCCCCCCACGGGCTAATAGCCAGCGGACGCCGAGAGCCGGTCACGCCGTCGCGGGTTTTATAGAGGGAGGCGGCGAGGAAGTGGATAATGAAGGTCCTACTGGGCATCGGGGGGACGGACGATTCGCTCGACGCGCTGGAACGCACGGTCGAACGCGCGGTACAGGCGAACGACGAACTGACGGTCGCGATTCTCGAGAACCCGGAGAGCCCGCGGGACGCCCACGAGGTCGAGGAGTACGCGCTCGACGTCCTGCTCGACGCGGGGCTGGACGCGGACATCCGGCACGTCGCCGGCGACCCCGGGAGCGAACTCGTTCGCATCGCCGAGGAGGACGACTTCGACCAGATCGCGCTCGGCGGCGGTGAACGCAGCCCGATGGGGAAGATACGGCTCGGCCACGTCGCCGAGTTCGTGCTCCTGAACTCGCGGGTGTCGGTGACACTCGTCCGATGATCGGGAACCGACGGTATCCGGACGCGGTCGCGGGGCCGTTCCCGGAGCCGCCGGTCGAATTCGACGACGGCGACGGCCGGCCGATCGAGATTCGCGCCGCGGCAGAAGGAGACGACGTGTTCGAGGCCCTGGTGGCGATGTACGACGATTTCGACCCGGCGGACCGCGCGCAGGGGTTGCCGCCGCTCCGCGAGGACCGCGTGCGGGGCTGGCTGGAGACCCTGCTGGACGGTGAGGCGCTGAACGTCGTGGCGTGGCACGACGAGCAGGCGGCGGGGCACGCGACGCTCGTACCGGACGGGAGCGGGGCGTCCGAACTCGCCATCTTCGTCCACCAAGACTACCAGGGGGCGGGCGTCGGGTCGAACCTCATCGCCGGCCTCCTCGGGTACGGCGCGGCGAACGGCGTGGAGAAGGTCTGGCTCACGGTCGAGCGGTGGAACCGACCGGCGGTCGCGCTCTACGAGAAAGTCGGGTTCGAGACCGCGGAAGCCGAATCCTTCGAGCTGGAGATGACGCTCCGACTCGCGGAGAGCGACGACGAGAACGAAGAGTAGCCGAGCAGGAACGCGGAGAGACGGCCGGGAGCGGAGGTGAAGCCGGAGGCGGAGCGGCAGTCGGTTAGACGGAGAGGACGGGTTGGCTGGCGTAGAGGAGGACGTGTTCGGCGGCTTTTTCGAGGATGCTGGGGGCGGTGGTTTCGGTGGTGTCGTGGGGGACGACGAGGAAGTCGACGTCGACGGCTTCGGCGGTGTCGAGGATGACGTCGCCGGGCGTGGTCCGTTTCCGCGTCGTCGAGAACGCGTTCGCGGTGGTGGATTTCACGTCGACGGTGTCCGGGGCGAGTTCGCGGATGTCGTCGACGAACGCGCGGACGTCGTCGGCGACGGCTGCTTCTTCCACTGTTCCGGCTTCGATGTCGCGGGCGACCTGGTCGTCGAGGACGTAGAGGGCGTGGACGTCCGCGTCGTACTTCTCGGCGACGGCGACCGCGTACTCGGCGGCGGTCGCGGACGCGTCGCTCCCGTCGACGGGCACGAGGACGAGGTCCACGTCGAGTGTCATACCCGTATCTGGGACGCCGCGGGAGGTAAAACGTTCCCCTGCGGTCGGCGCGACGCCACACCCGACACTATATGCCGGGGGAGTCGGAAGGATGGGGTATGATCGAGCGAGTCGTGGTCGCGACGGACGGCTCGGAGAGCGTGGCGCGAGCCATCGAGGTCGGCGTCGACTTCGCGGAGCGCTTCGACGCGGACGTCCACGCGCTCTACGTCATCGACGCGGGCGAGCTGGAGAGCGCACCGGAGGAACTCGAACCGGAGATGAGAGCGGCGCTCGAAGAGCGCGCGGACGACGCCGTCGCCGACGTCGAAGCGCACACCGACCGCGAGGTGACGGCGGCGGTGCGGACGGGGCGGCCGGCGAGCGAGATTATCCAGTACGCCCGCGACGTCGACGCGGACGTCATCGCGACCGGGACGCGCGGCCGGCACGGCGAGAATCGCTTCCTCATCGGGAGCGTCGCCGAGCGCGTCGTGCGCTCCAGTCCCGTGCCCGTGCTCACGGTCCGACAGCTCACCTGACCGGCGGACCGCCGGTTCTTTGCCGCTCGCCCGGTTCTCTCCCGTATGGAGAAACACGTCATCGAAGACGACGACCTCGCGCCGACCCGGAAATCCCGCCTCCCCGGCACCGGGTTCTTCGTGCCGGACGACGTCCAGCGCGCCGCCGAGGACCAGGAGGTCCGCGAGCGCGCGGAAGGCGCGGACGTCCTCATCGTCACCGACCCCGACCCCGACGGGCTCGCCGCCGCCGCCATCGTGCGCGCC from Halocalculus aciditolerans includes:
- a CDS encoding GNAT family N-acetyltransferase: MEEMEVREATPADVDAICALLDAPTRATERLLAERSVVVGEADVEANASAAEDDRQIVGVCAFDYWDDAVQVTRLASETGAVDALLAPALERAAAAGVPVEVLVVDGGLVEALRAAGFEETEGGPRFEGRVTRVFRQEP
- a CDS encoding rubrerythrin family protein, with the translated sequence MDASEFTEHVREANETALSRLGSSKSLYAATGGEMDTEDVLHAAADAERAAAETFEQWAATSEGVPAGVYTATAEEEREHYETVAGELDDHEPGDAVSAMQAALRDLTDPVERVGGYVGRLEATDKSKEQYVGFFVGQADPQTAQLFRGLRDDLDGQRDRIDDLLDAVCEDDADVERALDAASTVIQAAYDEYTEQLESLGVNPKPVC
- a CDS encoding universal stress protein, with the translated sequence MKVLLGIGGTDDSLDALERTVERAVQANDELTVAILENPESPRDAHEVEEYALDVLLDAGLDADIRHVAGDPGSELVRIAEEDDFDQIALGGGERSPMGKIRLGHVAEFVLLNSRVSVTLVR
- a CDS encoding GNAT family N-acetyltransferase, translating into MIGNRRYPDAVAGPFPEPPVEFDDGDGRPIEIRAAAEGDDVFEALVAMYDDFDPADRAQGLPPLREDRVRGWLETLLDGEALNVVAWHDEQAAGHATLVPDGSGASELAIFVHQDYQGAGVGSNLIAGLLGYGAANGVEKVWLTVERWNRPAVALYEKVGFETAEAESFELEMTLRLAESDDENEE
- a CDS encoding universal stress protein; this translates as MTLDVDLVLVPVDGSDASATAAEYAVAVAEKYDADVHALYVLDDQVARDIEAGTVEEAAVADDVRAFVDDIRELAPDTVDVKSTTANAFSTTRKRTTPGDVILDTAEAVDVDFLVVPHDTTETTAPSILEKAAEHVLLYASQPVLSV
- a CDS encoding universal stress protein, coding for MIERVVVATDGSESVARAIEVGVDFAERFDADVHALYVIDAGELESAPEELEPEMRAALEERADDAVADVEAHTDREVTAAVRTGRPASEIIQYARDVDADVIATGTRGRHGENRFLIGSVAERVVRSSPVPVLTVRQLT